A genomic stretch from Setaria italica strain Yugu1 chromosome VII, Setaria_italica_v2.0, whole genome shotgun sequence includes:
- the LOC101770898 gene encoding G-type lectin S-receptor-like serine/threonine-protein kinase At1g11410, whose protein sequence is MHFCVFGFLKRHIIKQIGVRRIQKPFQTAGKAKSTSAADDNIYEDDSVKGSILSSPLVEFSTVYSATNNFSDKLGEGGFGSVYKGILPDGQEIAIKRLSKSSGQGLEEFKNEVTVLSKLQHRNLVRLFGCCIHVEEKMMLYEYMPNKSLDSFIFNESKRPLLGWKLRYNIIQGIGRGLLYLHQDSRLKIIHRDLKASNILLDDNFNPKISDFGMARIFGEHQLQDLTRRIVGTYGYISPEYAMEGKYSEKSDVFSFGVLILEIVSGRRNSSFVDEEWSMNLLGYAWTLWKEGSVSELIDPLMGTTYTYDEVCRCIQVGLLCVQELPGERPTMSIVLRMLSGDVTIPSPKQAAFFVGRVPRLAADDNYTGSDNQLTYTDLQGR, encoded by the exons ATGCATTTCTGCGTGTTTGGTTTCCTGAAGAGGCACATCATCAAGCAAATAG GTGTGCGGAGAATACAAAAACCATTTCAGACTGCTGGAAAAGCTAAATCAACATCAGCTGCAGATGATAACATATATGAAGATGATTCGGTGAAAGGATCAATTCTGAGCTCACCATTAGTTGAGTTCAGCACTGTTTATTCAGCAACGAACAATTTCAGTGACAAGCTTGGCGAAGGTGGATTTGGTTCAGTTTACAAG GGAATACTACCAGATGGCCAAGAAATTGCTATTAAGAGGTTATCTAAAAGCTCCGGGCAGGGATTGGAAGAGTTCAAGAATGAGGTGACGGTTCTATCCAAGTTGCAGCACCGGAACTTAGTGAGGCTTTTTGGTTGTTGTATTCATGTAGAAGAGAAGATGATGCTGTATGAATACATGCCCAATAAGAGTCTTGACTCGTTTATTTTCA ATGAAAGTAAGAGGCCTTTATTAGGTTGGAAATTACGATACAATATAATTCAGGGAATTGGAAGAGGGTTACTGTACCTTCATCAGGATTCCAGGCTGAAAATTATTCATAGGGATCTCAAAGCAAGCAATATTTTACTAGATGATAATTTCAACCCCAAAATATCCGACTTTGGCATGGCTAGAATTTTCGGTGAACACCAGCTTCAAGACCTCACTCGCCGAATCGTTGGAACCTA TGGCTACATCTCCCCGGAGTATGCGATGGAGGGTAAATACTCTGAGAAATCTGACGTCTTCAGTTTTGGCGTGTTGATCCTAGAGATTGTGAGCGGCAGGAGGAACAGCTCTTTTGTCGATGAAGAATGGTCAATGAACCTCTTGGGCTAT GCATGGACCCTGTGGAAGGAAGGCAGTGTCTCAGAGCTTATTGATCCACTGATGGGCACCACATACACTTATGATGAAGTCTGCAGATGCATTCAGGTGGGTCTCTTGTGTGTTCAGGAGTTACCAGGTGAAAGGCCAACCATGTCCATAGTTCTCAGGATGCTGAGTGGTGATGTCACaattccatctccaaagcaagCTGCATTTTTTGTTGGAAGGGTTCCTCGTCTTGCTGCAGATGACAACTATACTGGATCAGATAATCAACTAACCTACACGGACCTTCAGGGCAGATAG
- the LOC105913527 gene encoding LOW QUALITY PROTEIN: S-locus-specific glycoprotein S6 (The sequence of the model RefSeq protein was modified relative to this genomic sequence to represent the inferred CDS: inserted 1 base in 1 codon; substituted 1 base at 1 genomic stop codon) has protein sequence MASHVLVFLSLSLFLLGTPAACISDMFDHGRNITDGETLVSSGGFFTLGFFSPGVTTRRYLGXWFSVSETAVCWVANRERPLNDTSGVLVLGDTGRLFLLDGSGQVVWSSNSVGAASAVARLLHSGNLVVLRHRNSSAVLWQSFDHPSNTLLPGMKTGKNLWTGAEWYLTSWRSANDPAPGPYRRGTQTAGLPENVVWHGGAKKYRTGPWNALWFNGVPEMRSYADMFAYXVTASPGEVTYGYHAKAGAPFSLLVVTEDGAIQPLVWDPSSRAWKTFYSTPRDVCDAYARCGPFGLCNVNAASTSFCGCAKGFGPASPSAWRMREASGGCRRNVPLDCGNGTTTTDGFVIVRNVKLPDTHNASVEECSARCLANCSCVAYAAADIRGGGAGSGRIIWTHDIVDVRYTDKGQDLYLRLAKSEVEDDARTRRISAAVIAAISVVCAVAAIFLSVAFIICRNMRHKTWRLAQVYLEIMALLMWKHTSLWMLRLLATVEKATGNFSKTNVIGEGAFGIVYEGQLPNDHPLAGGLPGRKVAVKRLKLSSLPNRVLDDFPREVAVMSKLRHDNLVRLLAFCDQGNERLLVYEYMQNRSLNLYCNTPRTDPAFLDVSLLHTLKLHCFKNWN, from the exons ATGGCCAGCCATGTCCTCGTCTTCCTATCTCTGTCTCTGTTCCTTCTCGGAACACCAGCCGCCTGCATTTCCGACATGTTCGACCACGGCCGCAACATCACCGACGGCGAGACGCTCGTCTCGTCCGGTGGGTTCTTCACGCTGGGTTTCTTCTCTCCTGGAGTGACCACCCGGAGGTACCTTG TATGGTTCTCCGTCTCGGAGACCGCCGTGTGCTGGGTGGCCAACCGGGAACGGCCTCTCAATGACACCTCCGGCGTGCTGGTGCTCGGCGACACCGGGAGGCTCTTCCTTCTAGACGGCTCCGGGCAGGTCGTCTGGTCCTCGAACTCGGTCGGCGCCGcttcggcggtggcgcggctgcTGCATTCCGGCAACCTGGTCGTCCTCCGCCACCGGAACAGCAGCGCCGTCCTGTGGCAGTCGTTCGACCATCCGTCGAACACCTTGCTGCCCGGCATGAAGACCGGCAAGAATCTGTGGACCGGAGCCGAGTGGTACCTCACGTCGTGGCGGTCGGCCAACGACCCGGCCCCCGGGCCATACCGGCGAGGGACACAGACGGCCGGGCTTCCGGAGAACGTCGTGTGGCACGGCGGCGCGAAGAAGTACCGTACGGGCCCGTGGAACGCCCTTTGGTTCAACGGCGTGCCCGAGATGCGGTCGTACGCCGACATGTTCGCGTACTAGGTGACGGCGAGCCCCGGCGAGGTCACCTACGGCTACCACGCCAAGGCCGGCGCGCCCTTCTCCCTGCTCGTGGTGACCGAGGACGGCGCGATCCAGCCCCTGGTCTGGGACCCCAGCAGCCGGGCGTGGAAGACCTTCTACAGCACGCCGCGGGACGTGTGCGACGCCTACGCCAGGTGCGGGCCGTTCGGCCTGTGCAACGTCAACGCCGCGTCCACGTCGTTCTGCGGCTGCGCCAAGGGGTTCGGCCctgcgtcgccgtcggcgtGGCGCATGAGGGAGGCCTCCGGCGGGTGCCGGCGGAACGTGCCGCTGGACTGCGGCAatgggacgacgacgacggacgGGTTCGTGATCGTTAGGAATGTGAAGCTGCCCGACACGCACAACGCGTCGGTGGAGGAGTGCAGCGCGAGGTGCCTCGCAAACTGTTCGTGCGTGGCCTACGCCGCCGCGGACATCCGAGGAGGTGGTGCTGGCAGTGGACGCATCATCTGGACCCATGACATTGTCGACGTCCGGTACACGGACAAAGGGCAGGACCTCTACCTTAGGCTCGCCAAGTCTGAAGTAG AAGATGATGCCAGGACCAGGAGGATAAGTGCGGCCGTCATCGCAGCCATATCTGTTGTTTGCGCCGTTGCGGCCATTTTTCTTTCTGTAGCCTTCATTATCTGCAGGAACATGAGACACAAAACTTGGCGTCTCGCACAAGTATATCTCGAAATAATGGCGTTGCTGATGTGGAAGCACACAAGCCTCTGGATGCTGCGGCTGTTGGCCACCGTAGAGAAGGCCACAGGGAATTTCTCCAAAACGAATGTGATCGGCGAAGGCGCCTTCGGCATCGTCTATGAG GGTCAGCTACCGAATGATCATCCTCTGGCCGGAGGACTACCTGGGAGAAAGGTCGCCGTGAAGAGGCTTAAGCTTTCATCCCTGCCAAACAGAGTCCTGGACGATTTCCCGAGGGAAGTGGCGGTCATGTCCAAGCTCCGGCACGACAACCTCGTCC